The Longimicrobiaceae bacterium genome has a segment encoding these proteins:
- the istA gene encoding IS21 family transposase: MLLRHYRDEGLSKSEIARKLDISRDTIHRLIRTGQLDRDLDEAPVRYGPRPPVPTKLEPYRGIITARLEAYPLLSAVRLFEEVRAAGYAGGYTQLKEFVRRVRPCPAPEPMVRFETSPGLQAQVDFAEFKSPWGKRYAPVVVLGYSSLLWLRFYKRQDMRTLFAGLEEAFAFFCGVPRELLCDQMKAVITRDLRLEGGQLVLNAEFLRLAAHCGFRARACRPYRAKTKGKVERPIRYVRENFVYGREFLGDAHLDVERECWLAETANVRIHATTKERPTERFAREE, encoded by the coding sequence ATGCTGCTCAGACATTACCGGGACGAGGGACTCAGCAAGAGCGAGATTGCGCGCAAGCTCGACATCAGCCGCGACACGATCCACCGACTGATTCGCACCGGGCAGTTGGACCGGGACTTGGACGAGGCGCCAGTGCGCTATGGCCCTCGCCCACCGGTGCCGACGAAGCTGGAGCCCTATCGAGGGATCATTACGGCACGCTTGGAGGCGTATCCGCTGCTCTCGGCGGTGCGCCTGTTCGAAGAGGTCAGAGCCGCCGGGTACGCGGGCGGCTACACGCAACTGAAGGAGTTCGTGCGTCGCGTGCGGCCGTGCCCGGCCCCGGAGCCGATGGTGCGCTTCGAGACCTCGCCGGGCTTGCAGGCGCAGGTGGACTTCGCGGAGTTCAAGTCCCCCTGGGGCAAACGCTACGCCCCGGTGGTGGTGCTCGGCTACTCCAGCCTGCTATGGCTGCGCTTCTACAAGCGGCAGGACATGCGGACCCTGTTCGCGGGGCTGGAGGAGGCGTTCGCCTTCTTCTGCGGTGTGCCGAGGGAGCTGCTTTGCGACCAGATGAAGGCGGTCATCACGCGCGACCTGCGCCTGGAGGGTGGGCAGCTGGTGCTGAACGCAGAGTTCCTGCGCTTGGCCGCCCACTGTGGCTTCCGCGCGCGGGCGTGCCGACCGTACCGGGCCAAGACCAAGGGCAAGGTGGAGCGACCCATCCGCTACGTGCGGGAGAACTTCGTCTACGGGCGGGAGTTCCTGGGCGACGCCCACCTGGACGTGGAGCGGGAGTGCTGGCTGGCCGAGACGGCCAACGTGCGCATCCACGCGACGACGAAGGAGCGCCCCACGGAGCGCTTCGCTCGGGAGGAGTAG
- a CDS encoding ATP-binding protein, with amino-acid sequence MRGAPLSRRDRIRAQLADLKMPGALEPLDEILSGIDAGPLTAAKAIERVLGAQIALRNARRLEAAMRSSRLPAVKTLAGFDFAFQPSLRREQIE; translated from the coding sequence ATGAGGGGCGCTCCGCTCTCGCGCAGAGACCGCATCCGCGCCCAGCTCGCCGACCTGAAGATGCCCGGTGCGCTGGAGCCGCTGGACGAGATCCTCTCCGGGATCGACGCTGGCCCCCTGACTGCGGCCAAGGCCATCGAGCGCGTGCTGGGGGCACAGATTGCCCTGCGCAACGCTCGGCGGCTGGAGGCGGCGATGCGCTCCAGCCGACTACCGGCGGTCAAGACGCTGGCCGGCTTCGACTTCGCCTTTCAGCCCAGCCTGCGCAGAGAACAGATCGAGTAA
- a CDS encoding IS66 family transposase, giving the protein MVFFSDLLDVPAPSLGSTVVFARQASRALLPAQREVRREVRTSASAGVDETGWKLRGHSHWLWTAVTRRATLFHLGPSRGARELVRLLGRDYAGVVTSDRWSAYRICLSRQLCWAHLQRNAEGLGLRGGCAEDFARWAVAESDRLFALVRAWKSEEAPRRELARRLVPLKARFARLLRRGAASQDRRVAAFSRNLQGLWPSLWTFGTCEVEPTNNAAERALRRGVLWRKGCFGSQSGTGLRLVERILTLTETARQNGVCALDYLTRAIAASRSGTPAPLLLPTPPERLLDLFSAQAGLKGEVEAGQRLDRR; this is encoded by the coding sequence GTGGTCTTCTTCTCGGATCTGCTGGATGTGCCGGCTCCTTCCTTGGGCAGCACGGTCGTGTTTGCGAGGCAGGCCAGCCGCGCTCTTCTGCCGGCCCAGCGCGAAGTGCGCCGGGAGGTTCGCACCAGTGCATCGGCCGGTGTGGACGAGACCGGCTGGAAGCTGCGCGGCCACTCGCACTGGCTCTGGACCGCGGTGACGCGGCGCGCCACGCTCTTCCACCTGGGCCCCAGCCGCGGCGCGAGGGAACTGGTGCGCCTGCTGGGGCGAGACTACGCCGGGGTGGTCACGAGCGACCGCTGGAGTGCCTACCGCATCTGCCTGTCTCGGCAGCTCTGTTGGGCGCACCTGCAGCGCAATGCCGAGGGGCTGGGCCTGCGCGGCGGCTGCGCAGAAGACTTCGCCCGCTGGGCTGTTGCGGAGTCTGATCGGCTCTTTGCACTGGTCCGCGCCTGGAAGAGCGAGGAGGCACCGCGCAGGGAACTGGCCCGCCGGCTGGTTCCGCTGAAGGCCCGCTTCGCCCGCCTGCTGCGGCGTGGAGCCGCTTCCCAGGACCGCAGGGTAGCCGCGTTCTCGCGCAACCTGCAGGGCCTGTGGCCCTCTCTGTGGACGTTTGGCACCTGCGAGGTCGAACCGACCAACAACGCAGCCGAGCGGGCGCTCCGCCGCGGGGTGCTCTGGAGGAAGGGCTGTTTCGGGAGTCAGAGCGGGACCGGACTCCGTTTGGTTGAGCGCATCCTCACGCTCACCGAAACCGCGCGCCAGAACGGCGTCTGTGCGCTCGACTACCTCACCCGGGCGATCGCCGCCTCCCGCTCTGGTACTCCGGCTCCCTTGCTCCTGCCCACCCCCCCTGAACGGTTACTCGATCTGTTCTCTGCGCAGGCTGGGCTGAAAGGCGAAGTCGAAGCCGGCCAGCGTCTTGACCGCCGGTAG